From the Gramella sp. Hel_I_59 genome, one window contains:
- the epsC gene encoding serine O-acetyltransferase EpsC, whose product MKLEEIIKQIESQKNLPNLNFSIKEKTEAFTKKLFYTLFDKQTPVADNLMELGKDFEVLAKLVCWEPGAPCQDIWSDYLTKLPGILEDLNLDAEAISKNDPAANSVEEVYLSYPGFFAIAIYRLSHEFYKFGLPLVPRLMTECAHSLTGTDINPGAVIGKSFFIDHATGVVIGETATIEDNVKIYQGVTLGALTVSKSMQNLKRHPTIKNNVTIYANATILGGKTEIGENSVIGGNVWLTKSVPANSMVSHTPQINIKNTADK is encoded by the coding sequence ATGAAACTGGAAGAAATAATTAAGCAAATAGAATCTCAGAAAAATCTTCCTAATCTGAATTTCAGTATAAAGGAAAAGACCGAGGCATTTACAAAAAAGCTTTTTTACACTTTATTTGATAAGCAAACTCCCGTTGCAGACAATTTGATGGAATTGGGAAAGGACTTTGAGGTGCTGGCAAAACTAGTTTGCTGGGAACCCGGTGCGCCCTGCCAGGATATCTGGAGCGATTATCTCACAAAGCTACCCGGAATCCTTGAGGATCTAAATCTTGATGCTGAAGCGATTTCCAAGAATGATCCTGCAGCAAATTCAGTTGAAGAAGTTTATTTAAGTTATCCTGGGTTTTTCGCAATAGCAATTTACAGGCTTAGTCATGAATTTTACAAATTTGGATTGCCATTGGTTCCAAGGTTAATGACCGAATGTGCTCATAGTCTTACAGGAACCGATATTAATCCTGGTGCAGTGATTGGAAAATCTTTCTTTATAGACCATGCCACGGGTGTTGTTATTGGAGAAACTGCAACTATCGAAGACAATGTTAAAATTTATCAGGGTGTTACATTGGGTGCACTTACAGTTAGTAAATCAATGCAGAATTTAAAACGACATCCAACTATCAAAAATAATGTGACCATCTATGCTAACGCGACCATTCTAGGTGGGAAAACAGAAATTGGTGAGAATTCAGTAATAGGAGGGAATGTTTGGCTAACCAAATCTGTTCCAGCTAATTCCATGGTTTCTCATACACCACAGATTAATATTAAAAATACAGCAGACAAATAA
- a CDS encoding DUF6155 family protein, whose translation MSKRAFKKYIKELSKEDLEEQIMDLYNRFEDVKTYYNFVFNPNEEKLVQDAKFKIGKEYFPPNNRRPKKRRSVAHKIIKHYLKLGMEPHALADVMFYNVEIAQTFSEEQEYITEAFEKSIFKSFEQAVQFVAEYGVISEFEKRIQKIARFSHDHKWTNSYQFVTAADRVL comes from the coding sequence ATGAGCAAAAGAGCCTTTAAAAAATACATTAAGGAACTTTCAAAAGAAGATCTAGAAGAGCAGATTATGGATCTATATAACAGGTTTGAGGATGTGAAAACATACTACAACTTCGTTTTCAATCCTAATGAGGAAAAACTGGTGCAGGATGCGAAATTTAAAATAGGTAAGGAGTATTTTCCGCCGAATAACAGGAGACCAAAGAAAAGACGTTCCGTAGCACATAAGATCATAAAACATTACCTGAAATTAGGAATGGAGCCACATGCGCTGGCCGACGTTATGTTCTATAATGTGGAAATCGCCCAGACCTTTTCAGAAGAACAGGAATATATTACTGAAGCTTTTGAGAAAAGCATATTTAAATCTTTTGAGCAAGCGGTGCAGTTTGTCGCTGAGTATGGAGTGATCTCGGAGTTCGAAAAGCGAATCCAAAAGATCGCCAGGTTTAGTCACGACCACAAATGGACTAATAGCTATCAATTTGTAACTGCAGCAGATAGAGTACTTTAA
- a CDS encoding FUSC family membrane protein has product MKINFQHYYNELIKFLRSTDFSKAIVLTIAIVIPIAVFSNLGLLEIGVSMAMGSLLSSPSDVAGSFKHKVMGIMAAAFLGAISFCIAGYASQFSWAVAPMLLVMMFGIAYLSVYGFRASLVTFAGLLAVVLSFANISSEIDIWQKSILIFGGGVFYMLISIAWYLLKPERASEQQIAETMELTADYLRLRIRMLDPESDLETIQKELFQKQTELNEHHESLRELLITFRMSSGSSGYTRKRLLIFIDLVDMLELAMANPIDYPQMRKVLDSDFIELKVFKEFSLKMAEQLDRIALSVHKNSTMPVNQLSEELKKVENSLLKYRDTINISEKRESMLVLRNFYDYQTKQSQKINNIDRVLRNLEGKKRIFKDKDVQQFLTQQEYSFKTLRTNFQFNSSIFRHALRLAIVILVGYLLGSYFSVQNAYWILLTIVVIMRPNYGLTKQRTRKRIIGTLIGGAMAIGIVFITQNTTVYAILGILSLTLAFSLIQRNYTTAAMFITLSIIFIYALLQPEVLNVIQFRILDTVIGAGLAGLGNFILWPKWELKELNNVIANSINSNIGYLEEIDDYYHKKENLPISYRLARKKAFLDMGELSGAFQRMTQEPKSQQKQLSLIYEIVGLNHTFLSALASMGSYIRNHPTSKASSDFEMYTKTIVFNLKNSVRLLDNKSREQKEHEGISKAGKALHRRFDEMATERDREISEGKAQIDEDTRLNLQEAHLITGQLEWLLDISEKLEINTEKLTAKLDEQKSL; this is encoded by the coding sequence TTGAAGATAAATTTTCAGCATTATTATAATGAACTCATTAAATTTCTAAGAAGTACCGACTTCTCGAAAGCTATTGTTCTAACCATTGCGATCGTAATTCCAATTGCAGTTTTTTCCAATTTAGGTTTACTTGAAATAGGAGTAAGCATGGCGATGGGAAGTTTACTTTCATCTCCAAGTGATGTGGCCGGGAGTTTTAAGCACAAGGTCATGGGTATCATGGCTGCGGCATTTCTAGGGGCAATATCCTTCTGTATCGCAGGTTATGCTTCGCAATTTAGTTGGGCAGTGGCACCAATGCTATTAGTGATGATGTTCGGGATAGCATATCTCTCTGTCTATGGTTTCAGAGCCTCGCTGGTTACTTTTGCCGGATTACTTGCGGTAGTACTTAGTTTCGCCAATATTTCTTCGGAAATTGATATCTGGCAAAAATCTATTCTCATCTTCGGCGGTGGAGTTTTCTACATGCTTATAAGTATTGCCTGGTATCTATTGAAGCCTGAAAGAGCTTCCGAACAGCAGATCGCTGAAACCATGGAATTAACCGCAGATTATCTCCGACTCAGAATAAGAATGCTTGATCCTGAATCTGATCTGGAAACCATTCAGAAAGAGCTTTTCCAGAAGCAAACGGAACTTAATGAGCATCACGAAAGTCTGAGGGAACTTCTTATAACCTTCAGAATGTCCTCAGGAAGTTCTGGTTATACTCGAAAAAGGCTGCTCATATTTATAGATCTCGTAGATATGCTTGAACTGGCGATGGCGAATCCTATTGATTATCCACAGATGAGAAAGGTGCTGGATTCCGATTTTATAGAATTGAAGGTGTTTAAGGAGTTTTCTTTGAAGATGGCAGAACAGCTGGACCGCATTGCGCTTTCTGTACATAAAAATTCCACCATGCCTGTGAATCAGCTTTCCGAAGAATTAAAGAAGGTTGAGAACAGTTTACTAAAGTACCGGGACACTATCAACATTTCTGAAAAGAGGGAGAGTATGCTGGTTCTGAGAAACTTCTATGATTACCAGACTAAGCAATCTCAAAAGATCAATAATATTGACCGGGTTCTCAGAAATCTGGAAGGAAAGAAAAGGATTTTTAAGGACAAAGATGTTCAGCAATTTCTAACTCAGCAGGAATACAGCTTTAAAACCCTTCGCACCAATTTTCAGTTCAATAGTTCCATATTTCGTCATGCGCTAAGACTTGCTATAGTGATACTGGTAGGATATTTACTGGGCTCCTATTTCTCAGTTCAGAATGCCTACTGGATCCTACTTACGATTGTGGTGATCATGCGACCTAATTACGGACTTACTAAACAGAGAACCAGGAAACGGATCATAGGAACGCTAATAGGCGGCGCCATGGCAATTGGTATAGTTTTTATTACTCAAAATACGACGGTCTATGCCATTTTAGGAATTCTGAGTCTAACGCTGGCATTTTCTTTAATTCAGCGTAATTATACCACTGCAGCCATGTTCATCACGCTAAGTATCATTTTTATTTATGCACTGCTCCAGCCTGAAGTTCTAAATGTAATTCAGTTTAGAATCCTTGATACAGTAATTGGCGCAGGTCTCGCAGGTCTTGGAAATTTTATTTTATGGCCTAAATGGGAACTTAAGGAGCTGAATAATGTCATTGCCAATTCGATCAATTCCAATATTGGTTATTTAGAGGAGATTGATGATTACTACCATAAAAAGGAAAATTTACCCATTAGCTACAGACTTGCCAGAAAAAAAGCATTTCTGGATATGGGAGAGTTAAGTGGCGCATTTCAAAGAATGACCCAGGAGCCAAAGTCGCAGCAAAAGCAGCTGAGTCTCATTTACGAAATTGTAGGCTTAAATCACACTTTTCTCTCTGCACTGGCGTCGATGGGATCTTATATCAGGAACCACCCAACTAGTAAAGCATCTTCAGATTTTGAAATGTATACCAAGACAATTGTTTTCAATTTGAAAAATTCTGTACGCTTACTTGATAATAAAAGTAGGGAACAGAAGGAACATGAAGGAATTTCTAAAGCTGGCAAGGCACTTCATCGCAGGTTTGACGAGATGGCTACGGAAAGGGATAGAGAAATAAGCGAGGGAAAAGCCCAGATAGATGAGGATACGAGGTTGAACCTTCAGGAAGCACACTTAATCACGGGTCAGCTGGAGTGGCTTTTAGATATTTCAGAAAAACTGGAGATCAATACCGAAAAATTAACAGCGAAATTAGATGAGCAAAAGAGCCTTTAA
- a CDS encoding NADP-dependent oxidoreductase, with protein MNKQILLKQRPKGKPETSDFEIKDFEISEDKALKLKTKYISVDPYLRGRMRDEESYIEPFQVGKPLESMVVSEVISSSSEDFKEGEHVIGMLDWKHEQSHDGKGLRKIDKEMAPLSAYLGVLGLTGLTAHLALDTIGKLKEGETLLVSGAAGAVGSVVGQIGKIKGCRVVGIAGSDEKIDHIQSKFGFDGGINYKTTSNMKEAIAEHCPDGVDVYFDNVGGEILDATLQNINKAARVINCGAISIYNETGTPTGPRPEGILIKKSALMQGFLVRDHQEEFQRAIKELAGWLKSGKLKYDETVVEGFENTPQAFIDLFDGKNTGKMVVKI; from the coding sequence ATGAATAAGCAAATATTATTAAAGCAACGTCCAAAAGGCAAACCTGAAACTTCAGATTTTGAGATTAAGGATTTTGAAATTTCAGAGGATAAAGCACTTAAGCTTAAAACAAAATATATCTCCGTAGATCCTTATTTACGCGGAAGAATGCGCGATGAGGAATCTTATATCGAACCATTTCAGGTTGGAAAACCTTTAGAATCTATGGTAGTTTCCGAAGTTATTTCTTCAAGTTCTGAAGATTTTAAAGAGGGTGAGCATGTAATAGGAATGTTGGACTGGAAACATGAGCAGTCGCATGATGGAAAGGGTTTGAGAAAGATTGATAAAGAGATGGCTCCACTATCTGCATACCTTGGAGTTCTTGGGCTTACAGGATTGACCGCGCATCTTGCACTCGACACTATTGGAAAACTGAAGGAAGGGGAAACATTATTGGTATCTGGTGCTGCCGGAGCTGTTGGAAGTGTTGTGGGTCAAATTGGAAAGATTAAGGGATGTCGTGTAGTCGGCATCGCAGGATCTGATGAAAAGATCGATCATATTCAAAGTAAATTTGGGTTCGATGGTGGTATCAATTACAAGACTACCTCCAATATGAAAGAAGCGATTGCTGAACATTGTCCAGATGGAGTTGATGTTTATTTTGATAATGTTGGTGGTGAAATTCTGGATGCCACTCTTCAGAATATAAACAAAGCCGCGCGCGTTATTAATTGCGGCGCTATTTCTATTTATAATGAGACGGGTACTCCAACAGGACCTAGACCTGAAGGTATTCTTATCAAGAAATCTGCATTGATGCAAGGATTTCTGGTAAGAGATCATCAGGAAGAGTTCCAGAGAGCTATAAAGGAACTTGCTGGTTGGTTGAAATCTGGAAAACTAAAGTATGATGAAACTGTCGTAGAAGGATTTGAAAATACTCCTCAGGCATTTATCGATCTATTTGATGGTAAGAATACCGGTAAAATGGTCGTTAAGATCTAA